A genomic region of Oncorhynchus mykiss isolate Arlee chromosome 16, USDA_OmykA_1.1, whole genome shotgun sequence contains the following coding sequences:
- the nfe2l1b gene encoding endoplasmic reticulum membrane sensor NFE2L1b isoform X2: MLYLKKYFTEGLIQFTILLSLIGVRVDLDTYLSNQLPPLREIILGPSSAYTQTQFHNLRNTLDGYGIHPKSVDLDQFFTTRRLLNQVRQLDCLSVPSPELSTWLVHRDPETVVSAASQPSPSITLDNGTGLEDVNNSEAPVMRGGGGAPESTYNLSGEDRTLGAVAPEDSQEQGNREGNADLTKEDIDLIDILWRQDIDLGAGREVFNYSSRQKESEAEKPSPEEKKEGTEAQESWRNGVNLQEAQPVDGETGESIPEQECLRLLEATFPFGEESPEFVAPVVTAELAVANEEAPSTSQGLPLPPPLPQPVPQLDLEQQWQDIMAIMELQEMEVNNTSENSFLSTTSNSANTSGSTTESSSVESFGLTRSSTLIHQDVSLHQASLPSCSQDFPTLFNPEIDGTGTPRPPLLRMSSSSNSSSVNSTFGATNLTGLFLPPPLNSTNNITSTPVLPDPFSSLLEESMLDEISLLDLAMEEGFSQAQASQLEDELDSDSGLSLDSSHSPVSPSSSETSCSSAASSSSTSATFSEEGAVGYSTDSESVTVEPEEGAVGGYQPEFNKLCRMSYQDPSQFHGLPQLDNINHNHSYNLPLSSSVDEHPELPIPTGKKMGREKQSKLQPQQDFLDKQSSRDERRARAMKIPFSNEKIINLPVEEFNELLSKHHLSEAQLALVRDIRRRGKNKMAAQNCRKRKLDTIINLEQGVHDMRRDKARLLKEKMEFIRSIRQMKQKVQSLYQEVFTQLRDEEGRPYPPSEYSLQYSADGSVLIMPRNMTDQQTRKPDKKQKDKKK, encoded by the exons ATGCTTTACCTGAAAAAGTACTTCACAGAGGGCCTGATTCAGTTCACCATCCTCCTGAGTCTCATTGGGGTGCGGGTGGACCTGGACACCTACCTGAGCAATCAACTGCCCCCACTGCGAGAGATCATCCTAGGCCCCAGCTCGGCCTACACCCAGACGCAGTTCCACAACCTCCGCAACACGCTGGACGGGTATGGCATCCATCCCAAGAGTGTGGACCTCGACCAGTTCTTTACCACCCGCCGGCTGCTGAACCAGGTGCGCCAGCTAGATTGCCTGTCAGTGCCCAGTCCAGAACTGAGCACGTGGCTGGTGCACCGCGACCCTGAGACTGTGGTGTCCGCCGCCAGCCAGCCCAGCCCCAGCATCACCCTGGACAATGGGACCGGCCTGGAGGACGTGAACAACTCCGAAGCCCCGGTCATGAGGGGGGGCGGCGGAGCGCCTGAGTCCACCTACAATCTGAGTGGAGAGGACCGAACCCTGGGAGCTGTGGCCCCCGAGGACAGCCAGGAGCAGGGCAACAGGGAGGGCAACGCTGACCTCACCAAAGAG GACATTGATTTGATTGACATCCTGTGGCGACAGGATATCGACCTTGGCGCAGGACGGGAAGTGTTCAACTACAGCAGCCGCCAGAAGGAGAGCGAGGCGGAGAAGCCCAGCCCAGAGGAGAAGAAGGAAGGGACAGAGGCACAGGAGAGCTGGAGGAACGGAGTGAACCTTCAAGAGGCTCAGCCtgtggatggagagacaggggaaagcaTACCAGAGCAG GAATGCCTGAGGCTGCTTGAGGCCACCTTCCCTTTCGGAGAAGAATCTCCTGAG TTCGTAGCCCCTGTAGTCACTGCTGAGCTTGCAGTGGCCAATGAAGAAGCTCCATCCACATCTCAGGGGCTGCCACTGCCTCCCCCGTTGCCCCAGCCTGTGCCCCAGTTGGACCTGGAGCAGCAGTGGCAAGACATCATGGCTATCATGGAACTACAG GAAATGGAGGTTAACAACACCTCTGAGAACTCCTTCCTCAGCACTACTTCCAACAGTGCCAATACCAGTGGCAGCACAACTGAGTCAAGCTCGGTTGAAAGCTTTGGACTTACTCGTTCCTCCACCCTTATACACCAAGATGTCAGCCTTCACCAGGCCTCCCTCCCTAGCTGCAGTCAGGATTTTCCCACGCTTTTCAATCCAGAGATTGATGGCACTGGCACCCCACGCCCTCCCTTGCTTAGAATGTCCTCCAGCTCCAACTCCTCCAGCGTCAACTCTACATTCGGAGCCACCAACCTGACTGGACTCTTTCTCCCACCGCCTCTAAACAGCACCAACAACATCACTTCGACCCCAGTGTTGCCTGACCCCTTCAGCAGTCTGCTGGAGGAGTCTATGCTGGATGAGATCAGCCTTCTGGACCTGGCGATGGAGGAGGGCTTCAGCCAGGCCCAGGCCTCTCAGTTGGAGGATGAACTCGACTCAGACTCAGGCCTCTCCCTGGACTCCAGTCACAGCCCGGTCTCCCCGAGCAGCTCTGAGACCTCCTGCTCCTctgccgcctcctcctcctccacctctgccACCTTCTCAGAGGAAGGGGCTGTGGGATACAGCACTGACTCTGAGTCAGTCACTGTGGAACCAGAAGAAGGTGCTGTGGGGGGCTACCAACCCGAATTCAACAAGCTCTGCCGCATGAGCTATCAAGACCCTTCCCAGTTCCATGGGCTCCCTCAGCTTGACAACATCAACCACAATCACTCTTACAATTTACCACTGTCTTCCTCGGTAGATGAACACCCAGAGCTACCGATTCCCACTGGCAAGAAAATGGGCCGCGAGAAGCAGTCGAAGCTTCAGCCCCAACAGGACTTCCTGGACAAACAGTCGAGTCGCGACGAGCGCCGGGCTCGGGCCATGAAGATCCCCTTCTCAAATGAGAAGATCATCAATCTGCCTGTAGAGGAGTTCAACGAGCTTCTGTCCAAGCACCACCTGAGCGAGGCCCAACTGGCCCTTGTTCGCGACATTCGTAGACGTGGCAAGAACAAGATGGCGGCCCAGAACTGCCGGAAGCGCAAGCTGGATACCATCATCAACCTGGAGCAAGGGGTGCACGACATGCGTCGTGACAAGGCGCGACTTCTGAAGGAGAAGATGGAGTTTATTCGCTCCATCCGTCAGATGAAGCAGAAAGTGCAAAGCCTCTACCAGGAAGTGTTCACCCAGCTTCGGGATGAGGAGGGCCGGCCCTACCCCCCCAGCGAGTACTCACTCCAGTACAGCGCCGACGGCAGCGTTCTGATCATGCCCCGCAACATGACAGATCAGCAGACCCGTAAGCCCGACAAGAAACAAAAGGACAAAAAGAAGTGA
- the nfe2l1b gene encoding endoplasmic reticulum membrane sensor NFE2L1b isoform X1: MLYLKKYFTEGLIQFTILLSLIGVRVDLDTYLSNQLPPLREIILGPSSAYTQTQFHNLRNTLDGYGIHPKSVDLDQFFTTRRLLNQVRQLDCLSVPSPELSTWLVHRDPETVVSAASQPSPSITLDNGTGLEDVNNSEAPVMRGGGGAPESTYNLSGEDRTLGAVAPEDSQEQGNREGNADLTKEDIDLIDILWRQDIDLGAGREVFNYSSRQKESEAEKPSPEEKKEGTEAQESWRNGVNLQEAQPVDGETGESIPEQLTSLGSQTSLSLQECLRLLEATFPFGEESPEFVAPVVTAELAVANEEAPSTSQGLPLPPPLPQPVPQLDLEQQWQDIMAIMELQEMEVNNTSENSFLSTTSNSANTSGSTTESSSVESFGLTRSSTLIHQDVSLHQASLPSCSQDFPTLFNPEIDGTGTPRPPLLRMSSSSNSSSVNSTFGATNLTGLFLPPPLNSTNNITSTPVLPDPFSSLLEESMLDEISLLDLAMEEGFSQAQASQLEDELDSDSGLSLDSSHSPVSPSSSETSCSSAASSSSTSATFSEEGAVGYSTDSESVTVEPEEGAVGGYQPEFNKLCRMSYQDPSQFHGLPQLDNINHNHSYNLPLSSSVDEHPELPIPTGKKMGREKQSKLQPQQDFLDKQSSRDERRARAMKIPFSNEKIINLPVEEFNELLSKHHLSEAQLALVRDIRRRGKNKMAAQNCRKRKLDTIINLEQGVHDMRRDKARLLKEKMEFIRSIRQMKQKVQSLYQEVFTQLRDEEGRPYPPSEYSLQYSADGSVLIMPRNMTDQQTRKPDKKQKDKKK; this comes from the exons ATGCTTTACCTGAAAAAGTACTTCACAGAGGGCCTGATTCAGTTCACCATCCTCCTGAGTCTCATTGGGGTGCGGGTGGACCTGGACACCTACCTGAGCAATCAACTGCCCCCACTGCGAGAGATCATCCTAGGCCCCAGCTCGGCCTACACCCAGACGCAGTTCCACAACCTCCGCAACACGCTGGACGGGTATGGCATCCATCCCAAGAGTGTGGACCTCGACCAGTTCTTTACCACCCGCCGGCTGCTGAACCAGGTGCGCCAGCTAGATTGCCTGTCAGTGCCCAGTCCAGAACTGAGCACGTGGCTGGTGCACCGCGACCCTGAGACTGTGGTGTCCGCCGCCAGCCAGCCCAGCCCCAGCATCACCCTGGACAATGGGACCGGCCTGGAGGACGTGAACAACTCCGAAGCCCCGGTCATGAGGGGGGGCGGCGGAGCGCCTGAGTCCACCTACAATCTGAGTGGAGAGGACCGAACCCTGGGAGCTGTGGCCCCCGAGGACAGCCAGGAGCAGGGCAACAGGGAGGGCAACGCTGACCTCACCAAAGAG GACATTGATTTGATTGACATCCTGTGGCGACAGGATATCGACCTTGGCGCAGGACGGGAAGTGTTCAACTACAGCAGCCGCCAGAAGGAGAGCGAGGCGGAGAAGCCCAGCCCAGAGGAGAAGAAGGAAGGGACAGAGGCACAGGAGAGCTGGAGGAACGGAGTGAACCTTCAAGAGGCTCAGCCtgtggatggagagacaggggaaagcaTACCAGAGCAG CTCACAAGCCTTGGCTCTCAGACCTCACTGTCTCTGCAGGAATGCCTGAGGCTGCTTGAGGCCACCTTCCCTTTCGGAGAAGAATCTCCTGAG TTCGTAGCCCCTGTAGTCACTGCTGAGCTTGCAGTGGCCAATGAAGAAGCTCCATCCACATCTCAGGGGCTGCCACTGCCTCCCCCGTTGCCCCAGCCTGTGCCCCAGTTGGACCTGGAGCAGCAGTGGCAAGACATCATGGCTATCATGGAACTACAG GAAATGGAGGTTAACAACACCTCTGAGAACTCCTTCCTCAGCACTACTTCCAACAGTGCCAATACCAGTGGCAGCACAACTGAGTCAAGCTCGGTTGAAAGCTTTGGACTTACTCGTTCCTCCACCCTTATACACCAAGATGTCAGCCTTCACCAGGCCTCCCTCCCTAGCTGCAGTCAGGATTTTCCCACGCTTTTCAATCCAGAGATTGATGGCACTGGCACCCCACGCCCTCCCTTGCTTAGAATGTCCTCCAGCTCCAACTCCTCCAGCGTCAACTCTACATTCGGAGCCACCAACCTGACTGGACTCTTTCTCCCACCGCCTCTAAACAGCACCAACAACATCACTTCGACCCCAGTGTTGCCTGACCCCTTCAGCAGTCTGCTGGAGGAGTCTATGCTGGATGAGATCAGCCTTCTGGACCTGGCGATGGAGGAGGGCTTCAGCCAGGCCCAGGCCTCTCAGTTGGAGGATGAACTCGACTCAGACTCAGGCCTCTCCCTGGACTCCAGTCACAGCCCGGTCTCCCCGAGCAGCTCTGAGACCTCCTGCTCCTctgccgcctcctcctcctccacctctgccACCTTCTCAGAGGAAGGGGCTGTGGGATACAGCACTGACTCTGAGTCAGTCACTGTGGAACCAGAAGAAGGTGCTGTGGGGGGCTACCAACCCGAATTCAACAAGCTCTGCCGCATGAGCTATCAAGACCCTTCCCAGTTCCATGGGCTCCCTCAGCTTGACAACATCAACCACAATCACTCTTACAATTTACCACTGTCTTCCTCGGTAGATGAACACCCAGAGCTACCGATTCCCACTGGCAAGAAAATGGGCCGCGAGAAGCAGTCGAAGCTTCAGCCCCAACAGGACTTCCTGGACAAACAGTCGAGTCGCGACGAGCGCCGGGCTCGGGCCATGAAGATCCCCTTCTCAAATGAGAAGATCATCAATCTGCCTGTAGAGGAGTTCAACGAGCTTCTGTCCAAGCACCACCTGAGCGAGGCCCAACTGGCCCTTGTTCGCGACATTCGTAGACGTGGCAAGAACAAGATGGCGGCCCAGAACTGCCGGAAGCGCAAGCTGGATACCATCATCAACCTGGAGCAAGGGGTGCACGACATGCGTCGTGACAAGGCGCGACTTCTGAAGGAGAAGATGGAGTTTATTCGCTCCATCCGTCAGATGAAGCAGAAAGTGCAAAGCCTCTACCAGGAAGTGTTCACCCAGCTTCGGGATGAGGAGGGCCGGCCCTACCCCCCCAGCGAGTACTCACTCCAGTACAGCGCCGACGGCAGCGTTCTGATCATGCCCCGCAACATGACAGATCAGCAGACCCGTAAGCCCGACAAGAAACAAAAGGACAAAAAGAAGTGA
- the cbx1b gene encoding chromobox protein homolog 1 isoform X1, protein MSMSESTEPSNDAPTLTEAHITPASADNISPAPADNISPAPADINPPAPADINPPAPADINPPAPADINPSAPADIIPPAPTAPTQSQVTMTTPAEKKAEDVVPVEEEEEEEEYVVEKVLNRRVVKGRVEYLLKWKGFSDDDNTWEPEDNLDCPDLIAQFLQKQKSAHESVGKRKSAETSVEGEESRPKKRKDDPEKLRGFARGLDPERIIGATDSTGELMFLMKWKNSDEADLVPAKEANVKCPQVVISFYEERLTWHSYPTEEKEDDKN, encoded by the exons ATGAGTATGAGCGAGTCTACAGAACCTTCTAATGATGCTCCCACTCTCACTGAAG CCCACATTACCCCTGCATCTGCAGACAACATTTCCCCTGCACCTGCAGACAACATTTCCCCTGCACCTGCAGACATCAATCCCCCTGCACCTGCAGACATCAATCCCCCTGCACCTGCAGACATCAATCCCCCTGCACCTGCAGACATCAATCCCTCTGCACCTGCAGACATCATTCCCCCTGCACCCACAGCCCCCACCCAGTCTCAGGTGACGATGACAACGCCGGCTGAGAAGAAGGCAGAGGATGTGGTGCccgtggaggaagaggaggaggaagaagaataTGTGGTGGAAAAGGTCTTGAATCGAAGAGTAGTGAAAGGAAGAGTGGAGTACCTTCTCAAGTGGAAAGGCTTTTCGGA TGACGACAACACATGGGAACCAGAGGATAATTTGGATTGCCCCGACCTGATTGCACAGTTTCTGCAGAAACAGAAATCGGCCCATGAGTCTGTGGGTAAGAGGAAGTCTGCAGAGACcagtgtggaaggagaggaaAGTCGACCCAAGAAGAGAAAAGATGAC CCAGAGAAACTAAGGGGCTTCGCTCGAGGTTTGGATCCAGAAAGGATTATTGGTGCCACTGACTCCACTGGAGAACTCATGTTCCTCATGAAATG GAAAAACTCTGATGAAGCAGACCTGGTACCCGCTAAGGAGGCAAACGTGAAGTGTCCACAGGTGGTCATATCCTTCTACGAGGAGCGGCTTACGTGGCACTCTTACCCCACCGAGGAGAAGGAGGACGACAAGAACTAG
- the cbx1b gene encoding chromobox protein homolog 1 isoform X2: MSMSESTEPSNDAPTLTEDINPPAPADINPPAPADINPPAPADINPSAPADIIPPAPTAPTQSQVTMTTPAEKKAEDVVPVEEEEEEEEYVVEKVLNRRVVKGRVEYLLKWKGFSDDDNTWEPEDNLDCPDLIAQFLQKQKSAHESVGKRKSAETSVEGEESRPKKRKDDPEKLRGFARGLDPERIIGATDSTGELMFLMKWKNSDEADLVPAKEANVKCPQVVISFYEERLTWHSYPTEEKEDDKN; encoded by the exons ATGAGTATGAGCGAGTCTACAGAACCTTCTAATGATGCTCCCACTCTCACTGAAG ACATCAATCCCCCTGCACCTGCAGACATCAATCCCCCTGCACCTGCAGACATCAATCCCCCTGCACCTGCAGACATCAATCCCTCTGCACCTGCAGACATCATTCCCCCTGCACCCACAGCCCCCACCCAGTCTCAGGTGACGATGACAACGCCGGCTGAGAAGAAGGCAGAGGATGTGGTGCccgtggaggaagaggaggaggaagaagaataTGTGGTGGAAAAGGTCTTGAATCGAAGAGTAGTGAAAGGAAGAGTGGAGTACCTTCTCAAGTGGAAAGGCTTTTCGGA TGACGACAACACATGGGAACCAGAGGATAATTTGGATTGCCCCGACCTGATTGCACAGTTTCTGCAGAAACAGAAATCGGCCCATGAGTCTGTGGGTAAGAGGAAGTCTGCAGAGACcagtgtggaaggagaggaaAGTCGACCCAAGAAGAGAAAAGATGAC CCAGAGAAACTAAGGGGCTTCGCTCGAGGTTTGGATCCAGAAAGGATTATTGGTGCCACTGACTCCACTGGAGAACTCATGTTCCTCATGAAATG GAAAAACTCTGATGAAGCAGACCTGGTACCCGCTAAGGAGGCAAACGTGAAGTGTCCACAGGTGGTCATATCCTTCTACGAGGAGCGGCTTACGTGGCACTCTTACCCCACCGAGGAGAAGGAGGACGACAAGAACTAG
- the cbx1b gene encoding chromobox protein homolog 1 isoform X3 — translation MSMSESTEPSNDAPTLTEAPTQSQVTMTTPAEKKAEDVVPVEEEEEEEEYVVEKVLNRRVVKGRVEYLLKWKGFSDDDNTWEPEDNLDCPDLIAQFLQKQKSAHESVGKRKSAETSVEGEESRPKKRKDDPEKLRGFARGLDPERIIGATDSTGELMFLMKWKNSDEADLVPAKEANVKCPQVVISFYEERLTWHSYPTEEKEDDKN, via the exons ATGAGTATGAGCGAGTCTACAGAACCTTCTAATGATGCTCCCACTCTCACTGAAG CCCCCACCCAGTCTCAGGTGACGATGACAACGCCGGCTGAGAAGAAGGCAGAGGATGTGGTGCccgtggaggaagaggaggaggaagaagaataTGTGGTGGAAAAGGTCTTGAATCGAAGAGTAGTGAAAGGAAGAGTGGAGTACCTTCTCAAGTGGAAAGGCTTTTCGGA TGACGACAACACATGGGAACCAGAGGATAATTTGGATTGCCCCGACCTGATTGCACAGTTTCTGCAGAAACAGAAATCGGCCCATGAGTCTGTGGGTAAGAGGAAGTCTGCAGAGACcagtgtggaaggagaggaaAGTCGACCCAAGAAGAGAAAAGATGAC CCAGAGAAACTAAGGGGCTTCGCTCGAGGTTTGGATCCAGAAAGGATTATTGGTGCCACTGACTCCACTGGAGAACTCATGTTCCTCATGAAATG GAAAAACTCTGATGAAGCAGACCTGGTACCCGCTAAGGAGGCAAACGTGAAGTGTCCACAGGTGGTCATATCCTTCTACGAGGAGCGGCTTACGTGGCACTCTTACCCCACCGAGGAGAAGGAGGACGACAAGAACTAG